The following DNA comes from Cyanobacteriota bacterium.
TAATTAGTCTGTTGCAACAAGAACGCCGCCTTAACACACCTACTGCTGATAAGATTGCCTCACAGGTATCCTAAGCTAAAATGAGTGACGACAACGGTGACCACCTACGATCGCATCTATGCTGTAGTTTGCCAAATTCCCTATGGACGTGTAGCAACCTATGGGCAAGTTGCCGAGCTGGTAAATCTGCCTGGTTGCGCTAGATTGGTTGGCTATGCGCTTTATCGTGTTAATCGTCAGTCGGTTGAAATTCCTTGGCATCGGGTGATTAATGCCAAAGGTACGGTGTCGTTCTCATCCCTGCGGCAAGGTTCAGACTATCTGCAACAGCGCTTGTTGGAAGCAGAAGGCATTCAGTTCGATTGC
Coding sequences within:
- a CDS encoding methylated-DNA--[protein]-cysteine S-methyltransferase, which produces MTTYDRIYAVVCQIPYGRVATYGQVAELVNLPGCARLVGYALYRVNRQSVEIPWHRVINAKGTVSFSSLRQGSDYLQQRLLEAEGIQFDCNGRLSLRTYQWHPPLTSFSTNPNMV